The nucleotide window agggatgggggagcctggtgggcttccgtctatggggtcgcacagagtcggacacgactgaagcgacatagcagcagcagcagcagcagcagcagcatacataataTGAATTTTACTTTTGTATCCCTACATAGTAATGACAAAACCTTTTAGCTTCATACATAATTAATACATGCATCAgagacgatctcctggagaagggaatagctatccactccagtattcttgcctggagaatcccgtggacagaggagcctggttggctggagtccatgaggttgcaaatagtcagacacaactgagtgacattttttaaaaatagatacctactaaacaaaataagacaaaacccAACAACAAACTGAGTGCCAGAAGGGGTTCATTACAAGTGATACAGTCAAACACTGCTAGAAGCACAGCAAATAGAAATTATATTCTGGGAAGATTATGTCAATATGTAGCAAGAGTTATAGAGATGATCATACGATTTTGCCTAGTAATCCTACTCCTGGTCATTGGTGTATATCAGTGAATATTTATCTTATAGACATGGTCTACATAACAATATGTTATAAGGGAATGGCTTAATATGTCTGTGTTTACTCAGAATATGAAGACTCTTTTATATGAAGACTATAAAAAAATAGGAAGATTTTTACATTGACATAAAAATAgtctaaatatttataattgtcacAGCTGTGTAAACATGTATACCAATAGAGATTCACTGAAAATCATTAACAACAAAAACCATCAGAATGGTAATATtatacataattttgtttttcttaaaacaataatttcttaaaaatcatctatagataatgttttgtttttcttttttccaaaataaagtttATGTGAGGACAacttttcaaaatctattttaaaaaacatgtagtAAGCTACAATGAAGCAAACCTGTGAATATAGACAGGCTCCAAACACTCTTATTTAAATGTTCCTTGGGCATGTGGAAAGGGTGGTGTAAGAAAGGGGATCAACTGAATGTGGGCAGAGGacagatgagaagaaaaagaagacagaggaTTGAAAAACTTGGGAAAGCAACAGTATCTTTTTGGCTCCCTGTGGAGTCACCAAGGGCATATGACCCAGGGTGGTGGAAGCCTCATGTCACAGCGAATGCTGCATGAGCTAGTCAGGGAATGAGACCACGGTGACCACCCCACCGCTTTTCCTTTACACCATGTTCCAGCTGGGCCACCACACCGACATGGCCTTGGGACATGTGTGCAGTGGGAGGTTTGAATTTAGACTGGTGGCAGGAGACGAGACAACTACGTTTCTTTTGTACACACATAAGGTTTCACTGACACATTAAccacaggaggaggagaaaaggccACAAGATGTGGGGTTAGTGTGAGTGGGgacaaagaaactttttttttttcaaactaagaAAGCACCAGTATTGCAAAGACTTTCCGTGATTCCACACTCACTTTGAAACTCCCCCTCTCAGCACAGGAAGGTGCTGACCATTGGGGGGATAAAAGAGACTCAGAGGAGTGAAGGTCCTCAGCCTCTTGCTGCACAGCTCAGAGGGACCTCAGCCATGAAACTTCTCATCCTGACCTGCCTGGTGATCTGCAGTCTCGCTGCATATACTGTGGAAGGTGAGTCAAAGGTTATTATGAGATAAGGAACATCTAGGTGTGCAGGCAGTGGCCAGGCATTTTGGTATTGACTCAGGTTTTGAATGGAGTAAGCTACTTTCTCCAAGCTAAGCCTCAGTCTTCCTGtgtgcaaaatgggaataatttgaCTCTAGAGGATCTTGTGGATTTCGCAGATATATCTTGGCTAACAGCTAGGCTCCTATTTTTCACAACTGGGCAATTTGGGGTAAGTTTCTTAACTTGCTTTTGCCTATGCTTACTATAAGATGAATATGATAACTGATACACTTACCTGGggttaaaatgaaataaacattatatataatcAATAGTGTAAATTATAATAAACTTATAGTAAACTTTTCAGGTTACTACACAAGTCCTAGTTTCTTAATTAATGTTAGCTGTGGAATGGTGATGACAATTGTGTATACCTTTGAGGCTTTTGCCTATTTAATATTGATCTTGATAAATTCTCAAAAAATTTGAGAGCTCAGTCATGATGTGGGAATGACTAGAGAGTGTTATGTTCTGAAACAAATCAATGTtttctattaaaacaaaaatgattggAAGCTCATACCTTCATACCCAGGAAATCAATATTACATTTAAATGTGTAGGAGAGTCTATATTACTGCTATGAATGTTGTTCCCATTTAGGATAAACTTATTGAATTTGTATGAGACTATAGTGCTAACAAATATCAATGCCTTATATACAATCAAATAAACTATAAGGCATACCCAGTTGAGACTTAGCTACAATACTGAGCATTTGACACGTATTTTTTAAAGGATCATTTGTTCTCAGCTGGTCGGAGTACATTTCTCTTGGCAGCTCTGACCACAAGAAGGAATATCCTTGGGATATAATTAATGCTTCAGAAACTCTCTTTTAAAACTCCTAATCTGTAGACTTGATACTTAGACCAAAATATCTGAGCCTGATTGTGGATCCCCACGGTTCTCTGTAAATAGTGACGGTACGGTCTGAAAGTCCCTGAAATTGTTCCCTAAATAAAATACtcttaaaacaaaaagtttaagtCAAATGTTGCCTGAACTGTGGCTGGCTGGCATTTTTCTGAGACAAGAGGCTGGCATTTGGTGCAAACTCATATATGGGTAGGGGAACAAAGATTGAGGATTGTGGACACTGGGGTATTTCCCTCTTTCACTGGGTTCACAGATAGTTCAGCATTAAAGAAAATTGGCAAATACAGCAGATAGAGAATACGCAGGCTGGATACTGAGGGATGGAGAGAAGGGGAGATGAAGAGCAACGTTAGTGAACATCTTCTCAGTCCCATGTTTATAAAAAGCCTCCTGATATCAGCAGCACTATAGTTCAAAACTATCATCATCAGTTATTATTTTAGATGATTTTTCACTGaatatttctctgagaatatttgcTTCCCTGAGAAGCAACTATCAGTCTCTTCAGCTTAGGAGAAAGTCAGCACTTAAAAACTTCTATTACATTTTAGGAAACCCTTTATATTATTAACTGTTCCaagttatttttccttctccaatgtaagaTATTCTGGAAACTGTTAAATTTAATTCCCCCAGGCCATATCTATTGAGGATGAGGACTCTGTGAACTATTGTCTtcacatatttctcattttaccatttaaaataacACCTTTAGTGATTCAATCAAAAATGAACTACCTCTCCCATGTTTGATATTGACTGTCCCAAACTACTCTTTATCAGGTCACTCTTTGTTATCTAATTGATGACACTCTAACATTTATATTGttagaaattacattttatttttgtttgcttggtttTCTGTACAGGTGTGGGGACTGAAGTTCTAGAAAAGAGCATCTGTGTGAGTCTGACTACACAACGACTGCCAATTAAAAACATCAAGACCTACACCATCAAGGAGGGCTCTGTGAAAGCAGTGATGTGAGTTTCTCTCCCCAAAACTGGGCTTGATGGAACACAGTGTACAGGAATGACGCCCTCCTCAGGAAAAATAAGTTAACAAGGAGGAAGACTTCAACTTAGCCAACTGTCCTTTTGGTTTTCCATATTAACCATGTCTTTGTGAAGCCCCAAACAATGATGACAAAAACTTGGCAACCGAGTTAAGACTGTCACCCTCCTTTCTGATTTATCTTAACAGAATAATCGGACTGG belongs to Bos javanicus breed banteng chromosome 16, ARS-OSU_banteng_1.0, whole genome shotgun sequence and includes:
- the LOC133227701 gene encoding lymphotactin-like; the encoded protein is MKLLILTCLVICSLAAYTVEGVGTEVLEKSICVSLTTQRLPIKNIKTYTIKEGSVKAVIFITRRGFKICADPQAAWVKKAVQKIDRKNISQAKPTGA